The following nucleotide sequence is from Patescibacteria group bacterium.
CGTTTGGTTGGGATTCGCGACTTATTAAATTTTACCTCGAAACTTAAAAAAAGTAAATAAAAAAAGCCCGTTAGGAGTCAAAAGCACAGGGTTTTCCCCTAACGGGTTTTTAAAATCGCGAAAATTATGATGGCTGATAATTTGTGGTCCAAGAAATATTACCGTACCAACCACCATTTTCCGTGGCTTTCATTTGTTCATAGCTCGATTCATGCAAGCGATAAATATAAATTCCTGAAGGGGCGAGCATTGCCAAATCTCGAGGGTTGGTCTTTGGACACCAACACACATCAGTAATTCTTTCATTAACCTTTATGATTTGGTTTTCAAGCCAGGTGTCACAATTCACCAGATATAATTTGCGAGGATTGGCAATAATTCGATTCCCAAAATACATTACTACTTTTGCATCAGGCGAAAGATAAATTCGGTCAATATCACCATTATTAATCACTAAGTGTGGCTGAGCTGGTGCGGATTGAGCATTAACTACAAAAGCGCCAATATTATTAACCTTAAAGAGAAGCTGTTCGCCACTTGGAAGCCATTGCAGACATAATGGTTCAAATTCAATGAAACTGTCTCCCTGACAAATCAGGCGAGGATCAGCACCGTTAGCCCCAATGATCATAATCTGGTAATGGTTTTCCGAGGTCCAACGTACAAAAGCGATTTGGGTAGCATCCGGAGAAAAGACTGGAAATTGATCAGTGCAGTTTTCATCAGATTGATAAAATCGTTCAGTTTCAGAACTGAGTCGATATCGATAAAGACCATCATTTTCTACTCCATAAATTAGCAAATCTTCCTTAGGTGACCAAGATCCCGGAGTCGCATTATAAAAAACGACTTGATCTTGACCATGATCGTCTACCACCGCCAAATAGTGAAAATCGTCGCCGACTCGACACATATAGGACAAAAGCTTGGATGATGGCGACCAGGACATAAAGGCTTCTGGAGCAACATTGCTCATCACTAATCCTAACCAAGGTTCACCACTAGCTTTGTAAAGCATCATGGAGGTTGAGGCAAAATTTGAGGAAGATACATTATAAGCTATAAATCCAACAGGCAAAGGCTTGAGCTTTGGTCCCAAATAGTGAGGATCATTATTTGAATCATTAGTGACACTACCACAGCCTATTAACATAAAGCCCAGAAACAAGAAAATCACCAACCAAAGCACAAATCTGAAAATCTTTGCAGTTTGCAGTTTCATCTCGAGCACCTCCTTGAGGTCTTTTTTCAATTTATTAAAGAACGGGAATTCATTATCTAATATTGGGTTAAATATAGTCTTTAATAATCAATTTGTCAAGTTGTTTTGGAAAATAAAAGATCAATAATGGGTTGTTCATAATATTGGTTTGAGATTTTTAAATAATAGTTTATACTGGGTTTAGGAGGAATTATGGAAGAAGCTAAAAAAATCATTTTAATTGTTGAAGACGAGCCTTCTTTGTTAAACGTACTCGAGGAAAAATTTACTAAAGAAGGTTTTGAGGTGATGAGGGCCGCTGATGGCCAAGAAGGCTTGGACAAATTTGGACAAAAAACACCAGACTTGGTTTTACTAGACATTATTATGCCGATTATGAATGGAATTGAGATGTTAACTAAGATGCGCGAAATGCCAAAAGGTAATCAAATTCCCGTGATCTTATTAACCAACCTGACGAGTCCGCCAGAGCCATCTTTTCGAAAAATAATTGGCGAATCGTCAGAATATTTGGTCAAAAGTGACTGGAAACTTGACGACGTTGTTGAAAAAGTTAAAAATAAATTGGCCAAAGATAATTTGCCAACTCAAAAATAATTTCAAAATTCAATTTTTAGGTCAAATTTCTTGTACCCTCTTTTTCTTTCATCCCAGAAAGCGGCAAACTGACATAAAAAGTGGCGCCTTTATTTTGTTTTGATTTAAACCAAGTCTTGCCACCGACCTGATCTAAAATCGCTTTCATCAAATATAAACCTAAGCCGGCACCTTGGGTGCTTCGCTCTTTGATATTATCAGCTCTAAATAATTTATTATAAACATTGGCCTGCTGTTTTTTGGGAATCCCATAACCATTATCAGCCACTCTAATTAAAACATTGGTTTTATCTTCTTTAATAGTAATACTGACTTTCCCTTTATTTGGAGTATATTTAATCGCGTTAGTAATTAAATTTTGCAGAATGACGCGGACAATTTTTTCATCGGCATTAATTTTTGGCAAGCCTTTTTCATATATTTGCTTAATATTTAATTTCTTTTCAGCAATTTTTGGACCTAATTCATCAAGAACTGATTTAGCAATTAAAGGAAAATCTACAGGCACGGGTTTGATGATCAAAGTGCCCATTTCAATTCGTGAAACATTTAACAAACCATTCACCAAAGCGATCATTCTTTCATTGCTGTTATAAATTTCCTGAAGATAATTTTGTTGGTTATCGGTTATTTTGCCCGCATCGCCGGCCATTAATAATTCAGCATACCACTTAACCGAAGAAAGTGGGGTGCGAAGCTGGTGGGACGCTAAAGAGACAAATTCAGTTTTTGCCCGATCGATTTCTCTTTCTTTGGTGACATCTCGCAAAACTACCACACAGCCGGTTACCAAACCTAATTTATTTTTAAGAGGAGCGGCTGATCCCGAAACTGGAATCCGATTTTTGTCTTGACGAATTAAAACTGTCTGATTAGGAGCGTCAATAATTTCACCACTGGTTAATGAATTTTTAATGAATTGGTCGCAAATTGCTTCATCAATTTCATTAATTAATTTAATAATTTCTTGATATTGCTTGCCAATCGCTTGATCGGCGGTGTATCCGGTCACTTTTTCGGCAACCCGGTTAAACATCGTAATTTTTAAATCCCGATCAAGCGTAAAAACCCCGTCACCAATGCTGTGCAAAATCGCATCGGTTTTTTCTTTTTCTTTGGTAATATAGCTTACCGTATCTTTAAGCTCAACAGTTCTTTCCTTAACTTTTCTTTGCAAATTATTGGTATTTTCTCGCCGTTCGTTGTCTAATTCCTTTAAATCATCAATCATTAAATTTAGAGTGACAATAAATTCGGTAAATTCATCTTTGATATTAGGTACTTCAATTCGACTGCTAAAATCTCCTCGGATGGCTTTTTCCATTATAGGAATTATTTTTGCCAATCGATTCTGGGCATACTTTTTTTGATTCTCTTTCTCCAGATGTAATTTATCAATCATTGAATTTATTGCTA
It contains:
- a CDS encoding response regulator → MEEAKKIILIVEDEPSLLNVLEEKFTKEGFEVMRAADGQEGLDKFGQKTPDLVLLDIIMPIMNGIEMLTKMREMPKGNQIPVILLTNLTSPPEPSFRKIIGESSEYLVKSDWKLDDVVEKVKNKLAKDNLPTQK
- a CDS encoding ATP-binding protein, which translates into the protein MFLFSKNKKETANNLGQNHQNQIQAILPILKKISQGDFSEKLSELDNSNPDSEFILAINSMIDKLHLEKENQKKYAQNRLAKIIPIMEKAIRGDFSSRIEVPNIKDEFTEFIVTLNLMIDDLKELDNERRENTNNLQRKVKERTVELKDTVSYITKEKEKTDAILHSIGDGVFTLDRDLKITMFNRVAEKVTGYTADQAIGKQYQEIIKLINEIDEAICDQFIKNSLTSGEIIDAPNQTVLIRQDKNRIPVSGSAAPLKNKLGLVTGCVVVLRDVTKEREIDRAKTEFVSLASHQLRTPLSSVKWYAELLMAGDAGKITDNQQNYLQEIYNSNERMIALVNGLLNVSRIEMGTLIIKPVPVDFPLIAKSVLDELGPKIAEKKLNIKQIYEKGLPKINADEKIVRVILQNLITNAIKYTPNKGKVSITIKEDKTNVLIRVADNGYGIPKKQQANVYNKLFRADNIKERSTQGAGLGLYLMKAILDQVGGKTWFKSKQNKGATFYVSLPLSGMKEKEGTRNLT